GCATAAACTATTGTACCTTGATGATAAAGACTCCTGTCCATGTAACTCAATAGCACGTTCATCCGATCCGAGTCCACTCCTTGCATTTCTTGTCCATCTTTTCAAGATGTAATGAGATGGTAACGTAAGTACATTAGTTACTGTGAAGACGGTTAATACATGTCTGCAAAGAATGCCTGAATACTCAAACATTTGGCAACTACAATTAGCTTTCATATCTGAATAATTTAATGTGACAACATATGCCTTCTGGTCATCCTCAAATTTAGCAACCCTAAAAGTGCTAAAAGCTGCATCTCCTTCAATTCGATTAGCAGTATAGACAAAAGTTTCAACGAGCTCCTCTTGAAATTTTGCAAAAATTTTTCTCGTATAAAGATTTGCTGCCTGTTTCTCCATAGGAGATGGTGTTCTCAGTACAGGTGTAGTGCACATTGTATCAAAGTCCGCTTCTATTTCCTTCTCGAACCAGTTTTCTAAAGCTCTTTCATACTGCCTGAAGAACAATGGTAATGTAGTCTGCTGGTTCACATATCCATCCAAAAATGAATCATCATATCCTTGATTCGGAGATATAACAGCAAAAAATGAATCGCGGACATACACAGGAACCCATTGAGCACGTGCATTATATAATGATTGGAGCCAATCATTTCTtgctaaattatatttttcaatgatACAATTCCAAGCTGACTCAAATTCCTCAATAGTTTCAGTCAAGTTGATACAATTGTAAAGTTCGACTTGGAAATTCGGATGTGTGAGACATACAGGAGCCAACTTCTGCTGACCTTCTCTTAAGACATGCCATTTGCTAATGCAGTGTCGGGCTTCTGGAAACACTTGAGCAACAGCTACATGTATGGCTCTGTCCTGATCAGTGGTAATTGATATAGGCTGACGATCATTCATTGCTGTTAGAAATGTTTTgaacaaccaaacaaaagaaGCCTCAGATTCATCAAGCAGTAAAGCACATCCAAATAGAATTGTCTGACCATGATGGTTCACTCCAGTGAATGGAGCAAATGGAACTCTAAACTGGTTAACTCTGTACATTGTGTCCAATGTAACTGCATCACCAAAATGACTGTAAGCTGCTCGAGATCTTGCATCCGCCCAAAATACATTAGCCATTCGATTATCTTCATCAAGTTGTATTGCATAAAAAAATCCAGGATTCTCAGATtgcattttcttaaaatattccaGCATATTCTGAGCATCTCTCCCCAATGTCCTCTTTCGGCCAGCGTTCCTGATGGCATAATTCATAGTTGAAGCATTATTAAGTGACCGATTTGCTTCTGCTTGAGATGATGTAGTTCTAACTCCACGATTCTTCTCCGCAGATGCATGGTTGTCATCCATTAATACAGACATGACACCACTGGGAACGCCTGCAGAACCAGTATACGCTTCAGTTATGGTCTTTGCAGCACCAGCAAAATGCCTGCGAGGCCGTAGATAATGTACCTTACTAGAATTTACTGTAGAATGACTATGCTCCTTTACAAATTTTGTGACAACCCATTTATCCTGATCTTTCAACTCTATCCTAAGCATTGCATCACAACTATCAGCAGATTTCCTTTTTGAACACTCTCTACCACATACAAATTCTCTTGCAATTATAGTTCCATCAGATTTAGAACGACTAAGTTGGCCAATTTTTGAACTAAAACCAAAGCGTCGTGCATACTCATCATAGAAGGTCCTTGTGTCGTCTTCAGATTCAAATTCCATGCCTACATATGGTTCAATGATTCCATCTTCATCGTGAAGTGAAGAATCTTCGACAGTGTTAATTTTACCTTCATGAGGGTCAACATCACTGTCATCTACAATTGCAGGATGAGCCATCCCATCAACCTCAACCATTTCATCCATCAAATCCACTGTGTAAAGCCAAGTTATTTATCCAACATGAAACCCAATATAGAAGGGAAAAGCccatccatttttttttctctcccaatGCAATTTAGATACAATCTGCAACAAATTATCAAACCACAAAATACCATTAGTTCTAAGACACCAAAGCTCACAAGAGATAAAACAGGTCAAGTGTAAATGATTGATGCAGCCTACTTTTCACCAAACAAGATAACAACCCCCTTCGCAAAACCACAATTTGTCCCAAAACCCAAAGATCACTCCCTAAATATTCAGTAACAGAAAGACACAAGAGACTTCCTAGAAGTTCTATTAGAAAACTAGTTAACCACAGCCACATATTCAAATTCCCCCGTTCTTCTCCACGTTTCCTGAAAGATGGCGAGGTAGCCAACattccaaaaagaaattattgtcCTTAATCCAATATGACTGCAAAAAGTTCCAACAACATACCACCAGACCACCTAAAAGCATTTCGAATTAAAAATGTTCCACTAGACAGAGAGAAACAACAGTTAAGAAGTGAGTGAAGAAGAACGTGATCGAAATATTTGGTTGCCTCCTTGAAAATATCGCATCATTTAGCTCACGAATCAGACACATAAACTGACGTCTCCGATGAATGGAAGCCATTGGAATTGAGCTTTCTAGGTACAGCCAGCCACCAAAAAACTGAACCATGTTAGAAACTCCACTTTCTAGTAACCACTTGGCCTTAAAAGCGAAAGGTCAACATAAAATCAGTAGCACCAATAATGCGAGTCCAACCATAAAACTGATGCAATCTCCCTAAGGCAATAATCGAATGCCTATTTCCAACAAGTGCAATCTATAACTGTATGCATACgtcttcaaataaaatttattattgctATTAGTACGATACATATAAAACCACTGATCTAAACATCTAAATACACTAAGTACCTCAATTTATCATGTTCAAACTTCATCCATTCCCACACATTTAACACCAAAATTCCTTGGTAGTAaacagaaaaggaagaaaaatctATAATTTCGAGACAAAAATCAAGTAAATGAATTCAAAACATTGCANAAACAAGAATTGAGtgaaaaattagtaaaaacaaaatgaaaaaaagaaaacaggaCACATTTTAGCAGataattaaacttttcatagcTGAGAAACTTAATATACACCGAGATTACCAAAACCAAACCCCATTATAAAGGCATATCTCACCAAGCAACCAAAAACATCATAATTCGGACTACAAccaaataaaatcaaagcCCTATAGCATTACAGAGAAACAGAGACGGAATTAAACCCTAGAAACTGAAAGAGATGATAACTAATTAACAAGAGGAAAATAGATAAGGAGTCATGGAAGTGGGCGGACCTAACTTGTCATAGTTCTGACGCCGGCGACTGGCGACGCCTACAGTGACGGAGGCTGGTGGCCGTGAAGAGGAGGAGAGGGGAAAacgatgagagagagagacagacaGAAAGAGAAGGCGCGATCGAGGACGTTTAGAGAGTAATCCGATGTGCCATCGTGTATTCTAATCCGCTGATAAGCAAATCATAAGACGACACGTGTGCGTCTCTGtggaaaattttattagtCCCAATTTTGCATATCACAatatcagaaaaaaaaatgtaaattaaacaatttttttttttcaaaattgattaataaaaagttaattttctatttttttaagctaacaaatatattatagataggattataaatcttaaaactaGTTTTGAGAGActataattgatattttaaaatgttataaattaaaacaaaaccaaatttaaaaaataaaataccaaaatgagatttaaatttaaaataaataaataatttttaaatgtttaaatttttaaaaaatgcttagTTTCGTGGTCATGTCGCCTGTCCCATATTGTTCGTGGTCACATGCTCATTTCAAGCCATTTTACCTTGCCTTCGTACCTCGTTCATTCTAGctaattattagttttttcttgtaatttcgTGACCACATGACTCCATGCCACATTTGACGTTCACGCTTTTACTCAAATCAATTGTCATCAAAATGTATTATACGAGACTTAATTAGTTGTCAAATCTTCATACTCGAGTATATATGCTagttatttcttatttcttgcTCGTTTATAATATTTGCTTTCTTAAATAGCTTTGAAAACGTTCTCTAAAGTTTCTTTAAcccaattttctaaaattgtgTTCCAAGAACCCGATAGAGGCTAAATCTAGGTTGTTTATGTCACCGACAACCCTGATTATAGCTAGCTGTCTTATTTGATGGTAAGAGAAGATGTCACACAATCATCTCGTGAGTCTCAAAAGAGTACGATACTAAGAACAAATATCATGTAGATTTTGTATCTTACTTTAAACAATTCAAGTTTGTTGTGACTGAGCTGATTTGAACTAGCGTAGACATATTGCCAACCAATCCGTCTCCATTAACCGTTCGGGTATTGGCCCGAGAGGAATCAATTCTAAGCTTATTGATAATCCATGCTCGAAAACAAACATTTATTTCCCTAATTAAGGAAATGTGGGAGAATTTGCTACAAATGtattatacattttttccattttcaacaaCAAGAGTAttcaagaattaaattttagaaaaaataacgactattttgattttgtttaaaaattataatttggatcttagagaatataaaatcaatatttataCACAAAATTCTGAATTGAAAGTTGGTTataagtttctttttattgcaAATTTGACCTTAAGGATGAGAATAATTTCACACACGCCCtcagaaaattgtaaattttatcCCCGCCTAGTTTCAAAAATTTTGCACACGTGCGGCAACTCATGGCAGGAAACGCGAAAGAGCGAAACAGAGAGAAAGTGGAGCGGCACCTTCGAGGCGGCAAGGAAATGGAGCGCCGTCGTCAATCGGCGGTGGAAATCAGAGCCGTTTTGAAGCGTTGAATCTTCCGGAGACAAACAACGGCTCTTTCCAGAACCACATCAACTCTATCCCTCCGCCGCCCGTTCTTGTCTCCCGTTTCCGATTCAGCGATCTCTCTCCGTAATCCGTTCCCGTACACTTTCATTTGTCCTCCTTCCTCcgtcttcctcctcttcctaCAGCTACTCGACTCTGCTACAAAACACATGAATCAGTAAACAAtcggaaaagaagaagaagaagaagaagaagaagaagaagagatggaGCGGACAGCAGAGCGAGCACTGACCTTGCGAATCAGGAGCGAGAGAGGAAGGCGATCGTCGTCTCGAGGCTTCGACAGTGTTCGGCTGATGAAAAAGCTCTTCCGATTGCGATTGCGATTGCGATTGAAGAAGTTGGATGAAGGATTTGAGTTCGAGCTTTAGGtatcttcctcctcttcctaCAGCTACTCGACTCTGCTACAAAACACATGAATCAGTAAACAAtcggaaaagaagaagaagaagaagaagaagaagaagaagagatggaGCGGACAGCAGAGCGAGCACTGACCTTGCGAATCAGGAGCGAGAGAGGAAGGCGATCGTCGTCTCGAGGCTTCGACAGTGTTCGGCTGATGAAAAAGCTCTTCCGATTGCGATTGCGATTGCGATTGAAGAAGTTGGATGAAGGATTTGAGTTCGAGCTTTAGGTATTCGAAGCGATTAGGATGAAGAAGTTGGAGAGATTCTAGTTCCGCCTTTGCCTGATCTTCGATCATCCTCTTCCTTGCTTCGCTCCATTCCAAGTCCGTCATTCTCTCTCTGTATTTCTCGTTCTCTCTCTAGACTGCCATGGAAGTGGAAGGGAAAGGGAATGGAAAGAAAGGCGGAAAGTTTTGTGGGGTCTTTTTGCAGCATTTTGCCGATTTTTGGGGTTctcgagaaaaaaatattattattgttaattatttttaatcatttttttaatttttaaatcatatattttgattttaattttcttgaaacgtagaaattataattttgtcccaaaaattttaaattaaaagactaaaaataatgctttaaaattaaatagacaaaaaaaaaaaaaaaaaaaaaaaaaaaaaaaaaaaaaNTCGCGAATATTCCtatcctaaattaataaaaatactcgtgAATATTCCTACACTTacaaaagtttaataatacttctaaattttaaataaattaaataccattgaattttttaaaatttaaaaatattttagttttggaTAGAAatcgttaatattttatttcaaatatactttttaattttcaaaataatttcaagggtgtttaaaaaatacacgttttcaaaagtttaattaaattcttattttttttaacttaaaaaataactttaattttttaaaaaaaattaaatatatttttattattaatattacattttttaaatactcgtaaactttttaaaataacattaaaatgtttagataatttatataatGTTAATagttagttttaaatataatgctaacggtaaaaataaattcaactttttaatttaaaagtattattgaaacttttttttaatttataggtttttttaagtgtttaaagatattttaaataaaaatatcacaaacaatatatatttttaaaatttaaatatatatattttaaataatatatcagtttatatatatttttattaatttaacctatttaTTATCTCCTCTGAGCAACCCCGCCAAGACCCTCGTCCCGAGTAAACCATGAGCCGGTTTTGTACTGCCGCGCCCggtttgtaaatttaaaaagttttggggcatttttctgggtttttattttatttatttattttttattatttattatttattattatttttttatttcaaataaaacttATTGGCACggggtgtcacggtcatgctcgtccaaggcgcgttgcccatgacaagcccaaccctttatgtcttttcatattctagtattttacttttgtatttctatcAGATATGAAATGCCTCGGAATATACTATaggggatacgactagttgtcaacttctctcTACCCAAAGTTATATAttgtaagccgttgttatttctctcttgcttgcttatataatgtttctttcaaaaatctctctctgccctcgttttctaaaaccttatcttaaaaccgaggccagaggctcgaacatacgtcgcttggccgtaggcgacgcaagaacgaattgacttagctcacttgttgttggaaagtgagtgccgcataATCGCAAGTCCGTTGCCATAAAAAATGCGATTGTGACACGGTGCCtgctttttcaaaattagttaaattattaaaaaaaaaaaaaaaatcatttaaaaacttATACCTCTCCAATATGAGATCAAATCAGTCTATACCAAGAGGGTTCTCGTGTCCttgttgaaattaattgaaacaaactcttaaaaaaaaatcatatttatcatttatctaattttttttataaatgagaccgataaataaataaataaataaataacataataacAAGACGCGTATATATTATTAGGAATCAAAGACCCTACAATATAACAGTATCTATTTTGAGCACAAGTTCTTAGGAGCACGTTCCTTCTTTATAAATCCCTTTAAcctttctcttaattagccaacgtagGACCATTCCCTTCAATAATCTTCGATAATACCTTACTCTGTCTGACTCACGTgtatatttgttatttgtttataattatttattatattgaCAGTTTAGCAAcgtttttataaaattgatatattaaattttctgtcaacattctaaatatttaaattaattaacttatttcAAAATTCCATGAAATCGTGCGATCCGATTTATTTACGAGTTATCATAAAACTAGATTTTGTCGAactaaacaaatttgaaattatttttaattttaaataaaatttttgtttacgatataattatatatatatatatattaatttttatgtaatttaataATGTATTCTCCCAACAtctttacaaataaaatttaattatttagagaatattttttaagatatttattgaaacgaagttaaaaaatattaatggaatgtttgaaaataaataaatgatgtctaccactaatattttaattttattaaaatttgttttaaattaaatttaaaataaaataaaataaaataatggacACGTCATTAATTGTCTTGAACTCTCTGAGAattagttattaaataaaagaaagctGTTTTCTTGAAGAGCTTCTTCCCCAACTTCCCACCAAACCCTAGAGACCAACAAAGAACACTTACAGCGTCTTCACTTCCCTCCTACTCCGACCTCTACATCTCCAACAATGGCAGCCATGCTGGTAAGCTCTCACACTTTCACCTTCTTCCATTACGTTCTCATGTGTGATTTGCAgtctttttcatttccttcaccATATCTGACTCTTtgttatgtgtcggaattgtaCAGCAACCTCAGATCATACTGCTGAAAGAGGGAACGGATACTTCCCAAGGTAAGGCACAGTTGGTGAGCAACATCAATGCCTGTACCGCGGTGGCCGATGTGGTGCGTACCACTTTGGGACCTAGAGGTATGGACAAGCTCATTCATGACGATAAGGGAAATGTCACCATTTCTAATGACGGCGCTACTATTATGAAGCTCCTTGATATTGTTCATCCTGCCGCTAAGATCCTCGTGGACATCGCCAAGTCGCAGGACTCCGAGGTATTGGCCTGGTCTTTTTGTTGCTCTTTCTCGCATTTGTTAATTCTGATGCTGAAACTGTCTTGATCGATTCTCGACTTCGTGTTTGTTTTGGCATATAGGTGTAGGGTTGATTTGTTCTTGGGCTTCGGATTTATATTAtgcagtttttttttcttggtacTTGCATTTCTCAAATTGAATTGATGTATAACAAATCGATTGAAGTATGAAATGTGTTATTTTTCAGTGTTTTGTAATTTCCAGCACTTCTTCAGTCCATGATATGAAGTACTGAAATTGACCTACTGTATATTAGACTTTTTATAAGCAAAATTACATCGTGGAAGGGTGGAGATGATTCTTCACGTCACATTCAGTAAGGGTGCGGAAATGAGAAGATGTGAGGTTTTTAGCTATCATTTTTGTTGCTAAAAACTAAACTCCCTATAGTTTAAGAGGAGTTGcacattcatttttttctttctacacTGTAGCAGGCAAGTAGAGATGGATTTGGGAGCTTACCgaaaattgtttattattatttcttcttaattaacTTTCTGGATCTGTTCGATCTCTGATGTGAAATCAAGATTTTCTGTAATGATTAGTGAGATACTTCACATTAAAGTGGAGGCATCAGTTTCTGTATGCGTGATTATTTTCATGTATCTTGAACGAGATGTTGGAGTTTAATAAGCTcaagtaatttttttgttcctatCATAAAAGATCAAGTAATTCTTGAATAAATAGTGTGATACATTTGGAATTTTAAAGAGGTGTTCGTgtattattttctcttatgCTCctactattttaattattgtaatcCCATATGTGTGGCTTGGCTTGCTAGCTAATATGAAGTATGGAACTGAGATTgagttaatattttgataagaTTTTATTGGGTCAATTTTTTTCTAGCTGATTCAACAGCCAtcccaagaaaaaaaaaggaaaaaaaaaaaaagaaaggaagaatgaAGATGGAACTTTATATATAATGACACTAATGGGAATGTTCACGGAACTGCTTAATATTGTGTTCCAGGTTGGTGATGGGACAACTACTGTCGTTCTTCTTGCTGCTGAGTTTTTGAAGGAGGCCAAGCCTTTTATAGAGGATGGAGTCCactctcaaaatttaatacGGAGCTATCGGACTGCAAGCCATTTGGTCTGTGACTTTAGCTTCCATTAATATTACATTTAAGTGTTGAATGCCTACCTAACTCTCCTCTGACTGTATTTGTTTGGTAGGCAATCgagaaagtaaaagaattGGCAACCAGCATCGAGGGGAAGAGCttggaggaaaagaaaagcttgTTGGCTAAATGTGCTGCTACAACACTTTCCTCTAAGCTCATTGGTGGAGAAAAGGACTTCTTTGCATCAATGGTTGTTGATTCTGTTATTGCAATAGGCAATGAAGATAGGCTTAACATGATTGGTATAAAGAAGGTATGTACCCTCATATAATTCCTTTGAATTCTTCATTATCTTGCTCCATGGGTACAGATAACTTGTATAGGTGGAGCACTAAATCATTCTGCCGTGCagtattataatttttgtttgggtTTTTTTGATCCGAAGATACGTGGCTAAATTATCAACTTTGAAATATCATCTGGAATAGTGATTGAAcaactttgaaatttcttaattCGATTTTACAATTATCTGCATTTAAACAGTGTTTTGCTGTTGAAACCTTCATAacatcaaatttctttttcacagTTCTTTATTTATACATAATTATTCCCTTATTGGGTTTGGTAATAATTCTTTGATTCAATTTCACcttcaaatgattttaatgaattatctGGTACATTTACTGAATGGTATTGTGCTGTTGGAACTTTGATATGGCTTGTCAGGTTCCTGGAGGGACTATGCGCGACTCCTTCCTGGTAAATGGTGTTGCCTTCAAGAAGACATTTTCCTATGCAGGTTTTGAACAGCAGCCAAAGAAGTTTTTGAATCCAAAGATACTATTGCTAAATATTGAATTGGAACTTAaatcagagaaagaaaatgcagAGATACGGTAAGATTCAGTTTATAGAACTTCCCCCTCCATTTTATTACTGTACTAAACTCCCAGAAACTCAATGTTTTTCGTAGGCTCTCTGATCCATTGCAGTATCAGTCCATTGTTGATGCAGAAtggaatattatttatgaaaaattagaCAAATGTGTAGAGAGTGGAGCCAAGGTTGTTCTTTCGCGTTTGGCTATTGGTGATCTTGCCACACAggttattatttttgtgttttctcaCAATGATTACGTCTCCAGTGTTATTTATGGTTAAACAAGGTCTCTTATGTCAAATATGATTCTTGACAATGGATATTATGAAGTAATAttctattgaaaatttaagaagtaTTATCACCACTCATTTAGTCAATTTGCCTCTTAA
This sequence is a window from Cucurbita pepo subsp. pepo cultivar mu-cu-16 chromosome LG04, ASM280686v2, whole genome shotgun sequence. Protein-coding genes within it:
- the LOC111793417 gene encoding protein FAR1-RELATED SEQUENCE 3-like; the encoded protein is MDEMVEVDGMAHPAIVDDSDVDPHEGKINTVEDSSLHDEDGIIEPYVGMEFESEDDTRTFYDEYARRFGFSSKIGQLSRSKSDGTIIAREFVCGRECSKRKSADSCDAMLRIELKDQDKWVVTKFVKEHSHSTVNSSKVHYLRPRRHFAGAAKTITEAYTGSAGVPSGVMSVLMDDNHASAEKNRGVRTTSSQAEANRSLNNASTMNYAIRNAGRKRTLGRDAQNMLEYFKKMQSENPGFFYAIQLDEDNRMANVFWADARSRAAYSHFGDAVTLDTMYRVNQFRVPFAPFTGVNHHGQTILFGCALLLDESEASFVWLFKTFLTAMNDRQPISITTDQDRAIHVAVAQVFPEARHCISKWHVLREGQQKLAPVCLTHPNFQVELYNCINLTETIEEFESAWNCIIEKYNLARNDWLQSLYNARAQWVPVYVRDSFFAVISPNQGYDDSFLDGYVNQQTTLPLFFRQYERALENWFEKEIEADFDTMCTTPVLRTPSPMEKQAANLYTRKIFAKFQEELVETFVYTANRIEGDAAFSTFRVAKFEDDQKAYVVTLNYSDMKANCSCQMFEYSGILCRHVLTVFTVTNVLTLPSHYILKRWTRNARSGLGSDERAIELHGQESLSSRYNSLCREAIRFAEEGATAPETYTVAITALKEAGKKVAIIKKNVAKVAPPSSQVSGASYDERKTSASASDTTPLLWPRQDEVMRRFNLNNAGAPVQSITDLNYPHISPVTLHRDDNPPDHMAVLPYLKSMTWVMENKNSTTGNRVAVINLKLQDYSKSPSAESEVKFQLSRVSLEPMLRSMAYISEQLSTPANKVAVINLKLQDTETTSGESEVKFQVSRDTLGAMLRSMAYIREQLSNAAETQSEPPLPKKQRK
- the LOC111793421 gene encoding uncharacterized protein LOC111793421 — encoded protein: MTDLEWSEARKRMIEDQAKAELESLQLLHPNRFEYLKLELKSFIQLLQSQSQSQSEELFHQPNTVEASRRRSPSSLAPDSQESSSCRKRRKTEEGGQMKVYGNGLRREIAESETGDKNGRRRDRVDVVLERAVVCLRKIQRFKTALISTAD
- the LOC111793419 gene encoding T-complex protein 1 subunit eta; this encodes MAAMLQPQIILLKEGTDTSQGKAQLVSNINACTAVADVVRTTLGPRGMDKLIHDDKGNVTISNDGATIMKLLDIVHPAAKILVDIAKSQDSEVGDGTTTVVLLAAEFLKEAKPFIEDGVHSQNLIRSYRTASHLAIEKVKELATSIEGKSLEEKKSLLAKCAATTLSSKLIGGEKDFFASMVVDSVIAIGNEDRLNMIGIKKVPGGTMRDSFLVNGVAFKKTFSYAGFEQQPKKFLNPKILLLNIELELKSEKENAEIRLSDPLQYQSIVDAEWNIIYEKLDKCVESGAKVVLSRLAIGDLATQYFADRDIFCAGRVAEEDLQRVAAATGGTVQTSVNNVIDEVLGTCEVFEEKQVGNERYNIFSGCPSGRTATIVLRGGADQFIEEAERSLHDAIMIVRRALKNSTVVAGGGAIDMEISRYLRQYARTIAGKSQLFINSYAKALEVIPRQLCDNAGFDATDVLNKLRQKHSHPSGDGALYGVDINTGGVADSFANFVWEPAVVKINAINAATEAACLILSVDETVKNPKSESAQGEAAASAMGGRRGGAAFRGRGRGMRR